The region CCGCACCGTCTTGTGGAATTCAATTATCGCGCAGTTTACCTGTCAGACCCTTGGCGCTCCAGCCCTAAAACACGTTAAACTGGGCGACACATATTGCGGATTGCAAAAGGAAAATCGTGTTATGCGCACCGTATTGAATATTCTTAACTTCGTTTTGGGTGGCGTGTTCACCACGCTAAGCTGGCTGTTTGCCACGCTTGTCAGCATTGTGCTTATCTTTACCCTGCCTTTAACGCGATCTTGTTGGGAAATCACTAAACTTTCACTTCTGCCCTTTGGTAATGAAGCGGTGCATGTCGATGTGCTGCGCCCTGACAGTAAAAGCCACGTGCTGAATGCGGGCGGAACCTTCCTCAACATTTTCTGGCTGGTGTTTTTCGGCT is a window of Pantoea rwandensis DNA encoding:
- a CDS encoding YccF domain-containing protein, with protein sequence MRTVLNILNFVLGGVFTTLSWLFATLVSIVLIFTLPLTRSCWEITKLSLLPFGNEAVHVDVLRPDSKSHVLNAGGTFLNIFWLVFFGWWLCLMHISAGIIQCLTIIGIPVGIANFKIAAIALWPVGRRVVSVEEAQAAREANARRRY